From a single Nostoc edaphicum CCNP1411 genomic region:
- a CDS encoding heavy-metal-associated domain-containing protein — protein sequence MTLQLTVPNMSCSVCASTITKALQAVDANASVQADPTTKLVSVETQASETTIKEALAAAGYPVA from the coding sequence ATGACTCTCCAACTCACGGTTCCTAACATGTCTTGTTCTGTTTGTGCAAGCACCATCACCAAAGCACTTCAGGCAGTTGATGCTAATGCTAGTGTTCAGGCTGATCCAACAACCAAGCTTGTCAGTGTAGAAACTCAAGCATCAGAAACAACAATTAAGGAAGCATTGGCTGCTGCTGGCTATCCAGTTGCTTAA
- a CDS encoding heavy metal translocating P-type ATPase — MDTLTLKLRGMSCAACANNIEKAIRSVSGVRDCNVNFGAEQATIKYDRSLANLEKIQTAIASAGYSSYSLQEELLSEEDDAEKASREALQRQLFLKVMVGGVISIFLLLGSLPMMTGLNLPLIPSFLQNSWVQLVLTTPVVFWCGGSFYRNGWKSLKRHTATMDTLIALGTSAAYLYSLLVTVFPKFFIAQGLIPHIYYEVAAIVITLILLGRLLENRARGQTSEAIRKLIGLQAKDARVIRDGVEIDVPIAEVRINDVILVRPGEKIPLDGEVIAGGSTVDEAMVTGESLPVKKQPGDEVIGATINGAGAFQFRVTRVGNDTFLAQIVKLVQQAQGSKAPIQRLADQVTGWFVPAVIAVAIATFVIWFNFTGNLTLATMTTVGVLIIACPCALGLATPTSVMVGTGKGAENGILIKGADSLELAHKIQTIVLDKTGTLTQGKPTVTDFVTVNGTANGNEIKLLQLAATVERNSEHPLAEAVVKYAQSQEVSLTEAENFLANAGSGVQAVVANQLVQIGTQRWLTELGINTMSLQQYQDAWEAAGKTVILIAVDGELQGIMGIADALKPSSTAVVKALQKLGLEVVMLTGDNRKTADAIALQVGIERIFAEVRPDQKAAIIQSLQGEIGYRGAQRKNSHNSSLLTPNSPLPTLHSPLSTQHSIVAMVGDGINDAPALAQADVGIAIGTGTDVAIAASDITLISGDLQGIVTAIQLSRATINNIRQNLFFAFIYNVIGIPIAAGILFPIFGWLLNPIIAGAAMALSSLSVVSNALRLRNFQPKTISQF, encoded by the coding sequence ATGGATACTCTCACACTCAAACTTCGAGGCATGAGTTGCGCCGCTTGCGCCAACAACATCGAAAAGGCAATTCGCTCTGTTTCTGGGGTAAGGGACTGCAACGTTAACTTTGGAGCAGAACAAGCTACCATCAAGTACGATCGCTCTTTAGCCAATTTGGAGAAAATCCAAACTGCGATCGCATCTGCGGGATACTCTTCTTACTCACTCCAGGAAGAATTGCTCTCTGAAGAAGATGATGCTGAAAAAGCGAGTAGGGAAGCATTACAACGCCAACTTTTTCTCAAGGTAATGGTGGGAGGTGTAATCAGCATTTTCCTACTTTTGGGGTCGTTGCCGATGATGACTGGGCTGAACTTACCCTTAATTCCAAGCTTCTTGCAAAATTCTTGGGTACAGTTAGTGCTGACAACACCCGTCGTCTTTTGGTGTGGTGGATCTTTTTATCGGAATGGCTGGAAATCCCTCAAGCGCCATACGGCGACGATGGACACGCTGATTGCTTTGGGTACAAGTGCAGCCTATCTATATTCTTTGCTTGTAACTGTTTTCCCGAAATTTTTTATTGCTCAGGGTTTGATACCTCATATTTATTATGAAGTTGCCGCCATTGTCATTACCTTAATTTTGCTGGGGCGGTTACTGGAAAATCGTGCTAGGGGACAAACTTCTGAAGCCATCCGTAAACTCATCGGACTGCAAGCCAAAGATGCCAGAGTTATCCGTGATGGTGTGGAAATTGATGTTCCCATCGCCGAAGTCAGAATTAACGATGTAATTTTGGTGCGTCCCGGTGAAAAGATTCCCCTAGATGGCGAAGTGATTGCAGGTGGTTCGACGGTAGATGAAGCGATGGTGACTGGTGAAAGTTTGCCAGTTAAAAAGCAGCCGGGAGATGAGGTAATTGGAGCGACGATTAACGGTGCAGGTGCATTTCAGTTTCGGGTGACACGAGTCGGAAATGATACGTTTTTGGCTCAAATTGTCAAATTAGTGCAACAAGCACAAGGTTCTAAAGCACCTATTCAGCGTTTGGCAGATCAGGTGACAGGATGGTTTGTACCAGCTGTGATTGCCGTTGCGATCGCCACTTTTGTCATTTGGTTTAACTTCACTGGCAACCTCACCCTAGCAACAATGACAACGGTGGGTGTACTGATTATCGCTTGTCCCTGTGCTTTAGGTTTAGCTACTCCCACTTCTGTAATGGTGGGGACGGGTAAAGGTGCAGAAAATGGCATTTTGATTAAGGGTGCGGACAGTTTAGAATTAGCACACAAAATTCAAACTATCGTTCTAGATAAAACTGGCACTTTGACTCAGGGGAAACCGACAGTTACAGACTTTGTAACTGTCAACGGCACAGCTAATGGTAATGAAATCAAGCTTTTACAGTTAGCAGCAACAGTAGAACGAAATTCTGAACATCCTTTAGCTGAAGCGGTTGTGAAATATGCTCAGTCTCAAGAAGTGAGTTTAACAGAGGCAGAGAACTTCCTAGCTAATGCAGGTAGTGGAGTCCAAGCAGTTGTTGCAAATCAGCTTGTGCAAATTGGTACACAACGCTGGTTAACAGAACTTGGAATTAACACCATGAGTCTCCAGCAGTATCAAGATGCCTGGGAAGCGGCTGGTAAAACAGTCATTTTGATTGCTGTAGATGGCGAACTACAAGGAATAATGGGTATTGCCGATGCCCTTAAACCTTCATCAACAGCAGTGGTGAAAGCATTACAGAAGTTAGGTTTAGAAGTAGTAATGCTCACCGGAGATAATCGTAAAACTGCTGATGCGATCGCTCTGCAAGTTGGCATCGAGCGAATCTTTGCCGAAGTCCGTCCAGATCAGAAAGCAGCAATTATCCAATCTCTACAAGGGGAAATAGGTTACAGAGGGGCACAGAGAAAGAATTCTCATAACTCCTCACTCCTAACTCCTAACTCCCCACTCCCCACTCTCCACTCCCCACTCAGCACTCAGCACTCAATTGTCGCAATGGTAGGTGATGGGATAAATGATGCCCCAGCTCTAGCACAGGCTGATGTCGGAATTGCCATTGGTACGGGAACAGATGTAGCGATCGCAGCTAGCGATATCACCTTAATTTCAGGAGATTTGCAAGGAATTGTCACAGCGATTCAACTTAGCCGCGCCACCATCAACAATATCAGGCAAAATCTCTTCTTTGCCTTTATTTACAACGTCATTGGTATTCCCATTGCGGCGGGAATTCTGTTTCCCATCTTTGGTTGGTTACTAAATCCAATTATCGCCGGGGCTGCGATGGCTCTTTCTTCGCTCTCTGTCGTTAGTAATGCCCTCAGATTGCGTAACTTTCAACCAAAAACTATCTCACAATTTTAG
- a CDS encoding RtcB family protein has product MQPKNLKRLLRALERQGLDVTYNNCTYSVRLVNSPDAPVAEVLLPEYFPVEAKALKQLANLASVRHPSGGCVCRACATPDFHPGDAGVAIGSVVETVGQVIPGAVGSDINCGMRLHVADLTIDEFLAKRDQFVERMKGDYFFGTRDVTMTAHAMRSLFQYGVPGWLDIMLDKPTGSVVKSDLQQLAQESERIFLGGSMDGNWKLAPEELVPDTGLVRDGGLATIGGGNHFVEVQRVDKVENRTLAHAWGVREGQLAFMIHSGSRNVGKYIGGMWRDKAKATWQKGLKYPESQIFPLSTYSHPELVASYLQAEATAANYAFVNRLLLAELLRLRLREVYKDVEAPLVYDLPHNITLPQLEDVETLYTKSLQSKIQNPKSKIEKWITRKGACPAHLGQPVIIPGSMGAYSYLMVGRGNPVFCNSASHGAGRIHSRFDLNRRGASESEAELGLTGVDCITLRQERRIEEAPAAYKPIQSVIDVQVQAEMVDVVARLSPVLTFKA; this is encoded by the coding sequence ATGCAGCCAAAAAATCTGAAGCGTCTCTTGCGTGCTTTAGAGCGGCAAGGTTTAGATGTAACTTATAACAATTGCACTTATTCAGTTCGTCTAGTTAATTCTCCTGATGCCCCTGTAGCAGAAGTGTTACTACCGGAATATTTTCCCGTAGAAGCTAAGGCACTGAAGCAGTTAGCGAATTTGGCAAGCGTCCGCCACCCCTCAGGTGGATGTGTTTGTCGTGCCTGTGCCACGCCTGACTTTCACCCAGGTGATGCGGGTGTTGCCATTGGTTCAGTCGTAGAAACTGTGGGTCAGGTCATCCCTGGTGCTGTCGGTTCTGACATCAATTGTGGGATGCGCTTGCATGTTGCTGATTTGACAATCGACGAATTTCTGGCAAAGCGTGACCAATTTGTAGAACGTATGAAGGGGGATTACTTCTTCGGTACGCGTGATGTGACGATGACTGCTCACGCAATGCGATCGCTATTTCAATATGGAGTTCCCGGTTGGCTGGATATCATGCTAGATAAGCCTACGGGGAGTGTGGTCAAATCTGATTTGCAACAACTTGCCCAAGAGAGCGAACGCATTTTCTTGGGTGGTTCAATGGATGGTAACTGGAAACTAGCGCCTGAAGAATTAGTTCCCGATACTGGACTAGTACGCGATGGCGGACTGGCAACTATTGGCGGTGGTAATCATTTTGTAGAAGTGCAACGGGTTGATAAAGTCGAAAATCGCACACTTGCCCACGCTTGGGGAGTGCGCGAAGGACAGCTAGCTTTTATGATTCACTCTGGTTCTCGAAACGTGGGTAAATATATTGGGGGAATGTGGCGAGATAAAGCTAAGGCGACTTGGCAAAAAGGTCTGAAATACCCTGAGTCTCAGATTTTTCCTCTCTCTACTTATTCTCACCCCGAACTAGTCGCCAGTTACCTACAAGCTGAAGCCACTGCTGCTAACTATGCCTTTGTCAATCGCCTGCTGTTAGCAGAATTGCTACGTCTGCGTTTACGAGAAGTATACAAAGATGTTGAAGCACCTCTAGTTTATGACTTGCCGCATAACATCACCTTGCCACAACTTGAAGATGTAGAGACGTTGTACACAAAATCTCTCCAATCTAAAATCCAGAATCCAAAATCCAAAATTGAGAAGTGGATAACACGCAAGGGCGCTTGTCCCGCCCATCTAGGGCAACCAGTGATTATCCCAGGTTCAATGGGTGCTTATTCTTATCTGATGGTGGGTAGAGGCAATCCAGTATTTTGTAATTCGGCCTCACATGGGGCAGGAAGAATTCATTCTCGCTTCGACCTCAATCGCAGAGGTGCATCTGAAAGTGAGGCAGAACTGGGATTAACTGGGGTAGACTGCATCACCCTGCGTCAAGAACGCCGCATTGAAGAAGCACCCGCTGCTTACAAACCAATTCAGTCTGTGATTGATGTGCAGGTTCAGGCAGAAATGGTTGATGTTGTGGCACGGTTAAGTCCGGTGTTGACGTTTAAGGCGTAA
- a CDS encoding heavy metal translocating P-type ATPase, translating into MKRKIHLESSGCSNCGHAHHENHNHVHNHNHDENHNHDHNHEHGGEFNLKNEVLPLIVILSLYVPGVIFEDQLHNTFYSIGEYLLFIPAYLLSGWSVLKTAGRNILRGKVFDETFLMTVATLGAIAIHKLPEAVGVMLFYKIGELFQDIAVSRSRNSIKALLEVRPDYANIQIEGELKKVSPETVNVGDIIVVKPGEKIPLDGEIIDGNSQVDTSALTGESVPRTVRLGETVLAGMINKMGVLSIRVTKLFDESSIAKILDLVQNAKSKKAETEKFITKFARYYTPIVVFTSLAVAILPPLFIPGATSSEWIYRALILLVISCPCGLVISIPLGYFGGVGGAARRGILVKGSTFLDTLNAVNTVVFDKTGTLTKGVFKVVKIVPLNGWNDEKLLQLAAKVESHSNHPIAQSIRKAYGGKIDEFEMRDYEEIAGYGIRAKVENRVVIAGSDRLLHRENIVHDNCQLEGTVIHLAVDDIYAGYIVIADELKEDARLAIQEIKRMGVERTVMLTGDNQAIASRIAQQLGIDTYEAELLPEEKVNAIEKLLSTAGKHGKVAFVGDGINDAPVIARADVGIAMGGLGSDAAIETADIVIMTDAPSKVAEAIQIARKTRTIVWQNIGFALAIKAVFIGLGILGIATMWEAVFADVGVAMLAILNATRAMK; encoded by the coding sequence ATGAAGCGGAAAATACATTTAGAATCTTCAGGTTGTTCCAACTGTGGACATGCTCATCACGAGAATCATAACCATGTTCATAATCACAATCATGATGAGAATCATAACCATGACCACAATCACGAACACGGTGGAGAATTCAATCTGAAAAATGAGGTATTGCCTTTGATAGTGATTCTAAGTTTATATGTGCCTGGTGTAATTTTTGAAGATCAATTACACAATACATTCTATTCAATAGGTGAATATCTGCTTTTTATACCTGCCTATTTATTAAGTGGATGGAGTGTTTTAAAAACTGCTGGGCGCAATATACTTAGAGGTAAAGTATTTGATGAAACATTTTTGATGACAGTGGCTACATTAGGGGCGATCGCAATTCATAAATTACCCGAAGCTGTCGGGGTAATGTTATTTTATAAAATTGGGGAATTGTTTCAAGATATTGCCGTCAGTCGTTCTCGTAATTCTATTAAAGCATTATTAGAAGTCCGCCCAGACTATGCCAATATTCAAATAGAGGGAGAACTCAAGAAAGTATCTCCAGAAACAGTAAATGTTGGGGATATTATCGTCGTAAAACCCGGAGAAAAGATTCCCTTAGATGGCGAAATTATAGATGGTAATTCGCAAGTTGATACGTCTGCATTAACTGGAGAATCTGTGCCGCGAACAGTGAGGCTAGGAGAGACTGTTCTAGCTGGGATGATCAATAAAATGGGTGTTCTCAGCATTAGAGTCACAAAACTCTTTGATGAATCTTCTATTGCTAAGATTTTAGACTTGGTGCAAAATGCCAAAAGTAAAAAAGCAGAAACAGAAAAGTTTATTACTAAATTCGCCCGGTATTATACACCAATAGTAGTTTTTACATCTTTAGCAGTTGCAATATTACCTCCTTTATTTATTCCTGGTGCAACTTCTTCAGAATGGATTTATCGTGCCCTAATCTTACTAGTTATCTCTTGCCCCTGTGGACTTGTTATCAGTATTCCATTAGGTTACTTTGGAGGTGTGGGAGGTGCAGCTAGACGTGGTATTTTAGTCAAAGGCTCTACTTTTTTAGATACTTTAAATGCAGTCAATACAGTTGTTTTTGATAAAACTGGAACGTTAACTAAAGGGGTATTCAAAGTAGTAAAAATAGTACCATTAAATGGCTGGAATGACGAAAAATTACTGCAATTAGCTGCCAAAGTAGAATCACACTCAAATCATCCCATCGCTCAATCTATCCGCAAGGCTTATGGTGGAAAAATTGATGAATTTGAGATGAGAGATTATGAAGAGATAGCAGGTTATGGAATTAGAGCTAAGGTTGAAAATAGGGTAGTGATAGCGGGAAGCGATCGCCTACTCCACAGAGAGAATATTGTTCACGATAATTGCCAGTTAGAGGGAACAGTTATTCATCTAGCAGTGGATGATATTTACGCTGGGTATATTGTCATTGCTGATGAACTCAAAGAAGATGCAAGACTTGCTATTCAAGAAATCAAGCGAATGGGTGTAGAGAGAACAGTCATGTTGACAGGAGATAACCAAGCGATCGCTTCCCGAATTGCTCAACAGCTTGGCATAGATACCTACGAAGCAGAGTTATTACCTGAAGAAAAAGTTAATGCCATTGAGAAGTTACTCAGCACCGCCGGCAAGCATGGTAAAGTTGCCTTTGTTGGGGATGGTATTAATGATGCACCAGTAATCGCTAGAGCAGATGTTGGGATAGCGATGGGCGGGTTAGGTTCAGATGCAGCGATAGAAACTGCCGATATTGTGATCATGACAGATGCACCTTCAAAAGTGGCAGAAGCCATACAAATCGCCAGAAAAACCCGCACAATTGTTTGGCAAAATATTGGCTTTGCTTTAGCAATTAAAGCTGTATTTATTGGATTGGGTATTTTAGGTATAGCGACAATGTGGGAAGCTGTATTTGCTGATGTCGGAGTAGCAATGCTGGCAATTTTAAACGCAACTAGAGCGATGAAATAA
- a CDS encoding AAA family ATPase, whose product MVQAVGGKLLEYTGKVQPQLGERGANGQLLYPYFPNPELVEAVNLAIYLERPLLLKGEPGCGKTLLASAVAYELDLKLEAWYVKSTSRARDGLYIYDAVGRLRDAQLATSNRLTPEQILRIDDPTSYVRWGPLGRAFQQQQRRVVLIDEIDKADIDFPNDLLLELDQKQFFVEETGQEIEAKAAPIVLITSNDEKDLPDAFLRRCLFHYVEFPSRERLIEIVNALFPTSPEALVKQAIDSFWRLREKMQEDKGEAGKKVSTSELIDWFRVLRRYPEDEALAKLDGKIPYAGVLLKRWDDHLRYLRQSRGCE is encoded by the coding sequence ATGGTTCAAGCCGTAGGTGGAAAACTCTTGGAATATACAGGTAAAGTTCAGCCCCAGTTAGGAGAAAGAGGCGCGAACGGACAGCTTTTATATCCCTATTTTCCTAACCCCGAACTGGTAGAAGCGGTGAACTTGGCGATTTACTTAGAACGCCCATTGCTACTGAAGGGAGAACCAGGATGTGGGAAGACTTTACTGGCAAGTGCAGTTGCCTACGAGCTAGATTTGAAATTAGAAGCTTGGTATGTTAAATCCACCAGTCGAGCGCGGGATGGTTTGTATATTTACGATGCCGTGGGACGGTTGCGTGATGCCCAACTTGCAACCTCCAATCGCCTAACACCAGAACAAATTCTGCGAATTGATGACCCGACTAGCTATGTACGCTGGGGGCCATTAGGACGAGCATTTCAGCAACAGCAGCGCAGGGTAGTGTTAATTGATGAAATTGATAAAGCTGATATTGATTTTCCTAATGATTTGCTATTGGAATTAGACCAAAAACAATTCTTTGTGGAGGAAACAGGACAAGAAATTGAGGCCAAAGCAGCACCAATTGTTTTAATCACCAGTAATGATGAGAAGGATTTACCGGATGCCTTCTTGCGTCGATGTTTGTTTCACTATGTGGAATTTCCAAGTCGTGAGCGATTAATAGAAATTGTTAATGCTCTGTTTCCTACTTCACCCGAAGCTTTGGTGAAGCAAGCCATAGATAGCTTCTGGCGTCTGCGGGAGAAAATGCAAGAAGACAAGGGGGAGGCTGGCAAAAAGGTCAGCACTAGCGAATTAATTGATTGGTTTCGCGTTCTGCGCCGTTATCCTGAAGATGAAGCTCTGGCAAAACTGGATGGCAAGATACCTTATGCTGGCGTGTTGCTGAAAAGGTGGGATGACCATTTACGTTATTTGAGACAAAGCCGTGGATGTGAATGA
- a CDS encoding heavy metal-responsive transcriptional regulator encodes MLAQDKKLLLIGQVTDLTGIPIRTIRYYESLGLINSSRRTEGGFRQFSLDVLTRLAFIKRAQNLGLSLEEIGNILQVYDQGQTPCGEIKEKLEEKVLQIDQQIDQLLTLRSEIKGLLSGWKNISDHQENENTICPIIQKTSTLSN; translated from the coding sequence GTGTTAGCTCAAGATAAAAAACTGCTTTTAATTGGTCAAGTAACAGATTTAACTGGAATCCCCATCAGAACAATTCGTTATTACGAGAGTTTAGGCTTAATTAATTCATCAAGACGAACAGAGGGAGGCTTTCGCCAGTTTTCATTGGATGTGCTAACTCGTCTAGCATTTATTAAAAGGGCACAAAATCTTGGTCTTAGCCTAGAAGAGATTGGAAATATTCTTCAGGTTTATGATCAAGGACAAACTCCCTGTGGTGAAATTAAAGAAAAGCTTGAAGAGAAGGTATTGCAGATTGATCAGCAAATTGATCAGTTGTTAACTTTACGCTCTGAAATAAAGGGATTGCTTTCAGGCTGGAAGAATATCAGCGATCATCAGGAAAATGAGAATACAATCTGTCCCATCATTCAAAAAACTAGTACTTTGTCAAACTAG
- a CDS encoding ABC transporter substrate-binding protein, which produces MTVAYCLLPIACLRKLVQKSKRIPIVPAKIGTNSAQEILRGVAQAQNQFNQQNGLQGRLVEIVIADDDNNRNIAKQIAQQLVQDTSILGVIGHSSSAVTYTALPIYTRVKLAIISPTNTSIALESAVFFRALPSDKATAEKLAKYALKNSFKKIVIFCNPDESYSRSIKEEFRLTFVKNQREGVVPYSCINLDDPNLDVEQEVRKLMDDPLVEAIALFPDTENIEVAMKIAKTYNDNLRTSNNVKQIKVLGSDTLYKSEVANTLEGLVLAIPWFREAPQAKIFGQKAIEQWGGAVSWRTATSYDATQAFIQALSPNSDRTTVIDKLRNPGFVVNNTSTYGDPLQFSPEGERQTEPILVQIQGGKWVMLQTK; this is translated from the coding sequence TTGACTGTTGCCTATTGTCTATTGCCTATTGCCTGTCTACGCAAATTAGTTCAGAAATCAAAGCGGATTCCTATAGTACCAGCAAAAATAGGAACAAACTCTGCTCAAGAAATATTACGTGGGGTAGCACAAGCGCAAAATCAGTTTAACCAACAAAATGGATTACAAGGTCGATTAGTAGAGATTGTGATTGCTGACGATGATAACAACCGAAATATAGCAAAACAAATAGCCCAGCAGCTAGTACAAGATACATCCATCTTAGGAGTTATCGGACATAGTTCTAGCGCAGTCACCTACACAGCTTTACCTATATATACAAGAGTTAAATTAGCAATCATATCACCTACTAACACTAGTATAGCGTTAGAAAGTGCTGTATTTTTTAGAGCTTTACCTTCAGATAAAGCGACTGCTGAAAAGCTAGCTAAATATGCATTAAAAAATAGCTTTAAAAAAATAGTAATTTTCTGTAATCCTGATGAATCATATAGTAGAAGTATCAAAGAAGAATTTAGACTGACATTTGTCAAAAATCAGCGTGAAGGAGTAGTTCCTTACTCATGCATTAACTTAGATGATCCAAATCTAGATGTAGAGCAAGAAGTACGAAAGTTAATGGACGATCCCTTAGTAGAAGCAATAGCATTGTTTCCAGATACAGAGAATATTGAAGTTGCGATGAAGATTGCAAAGACTTACAATGACAATCTCAGAACAAGCAATAATGTCAAACAGATCAAAGTATTAGGAAGCGATACTCTCTATAAATCAGAGGTTGCCAATACTCTAGAAGGTTTGGTTTTAGCTATACCTTGGTTTCGTGAAGCCCCACAAGCAAAAATCTTTGGCCAAAAAGCGATCGAACAATGGGGGGGAGCAGTTAGTTGGCGAACAGCAACCAGTTACGATGCTACACAAGCTTTTATTCAAGCTTTGTCTCCTAATTCCGATCGCACAACAGTTATCGATAAGTTAAGAAATCCTGGTTTTGTTGTAAATAATACTAGTACTTATGGAGATCCACTTCAATTTAGTCCTGAAGGAGAACGACAAACAGAGCCAATTTTAGTTCAAATCCAAGGTGGAAAATGGGTTATGTTACAGACAAAATAA
- a CDS encoding aromatic ring-hydroxylating oxygenase subunit alpha — MNLNSQTSSSIRKPKIFNNPERFIEGWYWVIPSQNLRVGEVKPITILGRELVIYRGKDKRVVTLDAYCPHMGAHLAEGKVEGNALRCFFHHWKFDAEGMCIDIPCLDTPLSLKLQTWPTAEKYGMIWVWTGEIPQQPLPFVPELEQKECDVAIHSHFVMNCHPNVVMINAIDAQHLNTVHKLPIEVVFERQELNENAIIFSNTTPIKDNSFFIKLIRLFYKNAITYSICYWYGSIGIVTLGPDFFHVHMMVAVRLYEGGKTEGQVLLMTKKRKGIFGLLCNRVMLWLTKIAAKYFLMGDIKILQTIQFDLKTPIKADHSIMQFINHVEKQQSLMWVTWKEGRSRDVESKPKRERWQDTMSND; from the coding sequence ATGAATCTCAACTCGCAGACTTCTAGCTCAATCCGTAAACCTAAAATTTTCAATAATCCAGAGCGTTTTATTGAGGGATGGTATTGGGTAATACCCTCTCAAAATCTGCGGGTGGGTGAAGTAAAACCTATCACGATTTTGGGCAGAGAATTAGTAATTTACCGTGGTAAAGACAAAAGAGTAGTTACCCTTGATGCCTATTGTCCACACATGGGCGCTCACCTTGCTGAAGGCAAAGTTGAGGGTAATGCACTACGTTGTTTTTTCCACCACTGGAAGTTTGATGCTGAAGGGATGTGTATTGATATCCCATGTTTAGATACGCCGCTTTCGCTAAAGTTACAAACTTGGCCCACTGCTGAAAAGTACGGGATGATTTGGGTTTGGACTGGAGAAATACCACAACAACCTCTACCTTTTGTTCCAGAGTTGGAACAAAAAGAGTGTGATGTCGCCATCCATTCTCATTTTGTGATGAATTGTCACCCCAATGTGGTGATGATTAATGCCATCGATGCTCAACACCTCAATACAGTTCACAAACTGCCAATAGAAGTTGTTTTTGAAAGACAGGAACTGAACGAGAATGCTATTATCTTCAGTAATACTACACCCATCAAAGACAATTCCTTTTTCATTAAGCTCATCCGTCTTTTCTACAAAAATGCCATAACTTATAGTATTTGCTATTGGTACGGTAGCATTGGCATTGTGACACTTGGCCCCGATTTCTTCCATGTCCACATGATGGTTGCAGTTCGCCTCTACGAAGGGGGAAAAACTGAAGGTCAAGTTTTGTTGATGACTAAAAAACGTAAAGGAATTTTTGGTTTGTTATGCAATAGAGTTATGCTATGGCTGACTAAGATTGCAGCTAAGTACTTTCTCATGGGTGATATTAAGATTCTCCAAACAATTCAGTTTGATTTGAAAACTCCCATCAAAGCAGATCACTCAATTATGCAGTTTATTAACCATGTTGAAAAACAGCAATCCCTAATGTGGGTAACTTGGAAAGAAGGGCGATCGCGCGATGTGGAGAGCAAGCCCAAGCGTGAAAGATGGCAAGATACAATGAGTAATGACTAA